A single window of Nicotiana sylvestris chromosome 3, ASM39365v2, whole genome shotgun sequence DNA harbors:
- the LOC104213216 gene encoding uncharacterized protein isoform X1 — MQWNLKVRVVRMWIIPNRFKAEIPLSIELVLHDSKGDRIHASIGKYVVKFFRNKIQELRLYRMSYFVVGPNNLKLRTTTHNLRLTFTQKTFVEETTDPGFHMNIFNLRPFDQLTNQYDVDETELFDVIGQVVTYEDVKTYKQGDDQSVFINVVLEDDQRNRILATL, encoded by the exons ATGCAATGGAATCTCAAAGTTAGAGTCGTTCGAATGTGGATAATCCCGAATCGATTTAAGGCGGAAATACCGCTTTCAATTGAATTGGTTTTACACGATTCGAAG GGTGATCGTATACATGCTTCAATCGGAAAGTATGTTGTTAAGTTTTTTAGGAACAAGATACAGGAACTTCGCTTATATCGTATGAGCTATTTTGTTGTCGGACCAAATAATTTGAAGTTGAGGACTACGACACACAACTTGAGGCTGACATTTACACAAAAGACATTTGTTGAGGAAACAACTGATCCTGGATTTCATATGAACATCTTTAACTTGCGTCCTTTTGACCAACTAACAAATCAATATGATGTCGATGAGACAGAATTATTCG ATGTTATTGGCCAGGTTGTGACCTATGAAGATGTTAAGACCTACAAACAAGGAGACGACCAAAGTGTCTTTATTAATGTTGTACTCGAGGATGATCA GAGGAACAGGATTTTGGCAACCTTATAG
- the LOC104213216 gene encoding uncharacterized protein isoform X2 produces the protein MQWNLKVRVVRMWIIPNRFKAEIPLSIELVLHDSKGDRIHASIGKYVVKFFRNKIQELRLYRMSYFVVGPNNLKLRTTTHNLRLTFTQKTFVEETTDPGFHMNIFNLRPFDQLTNQYDVDETELFDVIGQVVTYEDVKTYKQGDDQSVFINVVLEDDQ, from the exons ATGCAATGGAATCTCAAAGTTAGAGTCGTTCGAATGTGGATAATCCCGAATCGATTTAAGGCGGAAATACCGCTTTCAATTGAATTGGTTTTACACGATTCGAAG GGTGATCGTATACATGCTTCAATCGGAAAGTATGTTGTTAAGTTTTTTAGGAACAAGATACAGGAACTTCGCTTATATCGTATGAGCTATTTTGTTGTCGGACCAAATAATTTGAAGTTGAGGACTACGACACACAACTTGAGGCTGACATTTACACAAAAGACATTTGTTGAGGAAACAACTGATCCTGGATTTCATATGAACATCTTTAACTTGCGTCCTTTTGACCAACTAACAAATCAATATGATGTCGATGAGACAGAATTATTCG ATGTTATTGGCCAGGTTGTGACCTATGAAGATGTTAAGACCTACAAACAAGGAGACGACCAAAGTGTCTTTATTAATGTTGTACTCGAGGATGATCA GTAA